Below is a genomic region from Raphanus sativus cultivar WK10039 chromosome 4, ASM80110v3, whole genome shotgun sequence.
aaaaaaaaaaaaaaaaaaggaatgttAAAGGATATAATTAATCCCAAGAGTAGACTGATGATTTGCACTCACCGAGTTTCAGACAATTAGTCTTCTCCTTTTTCCATACAATTCATCCGTTCCTTTCAGGCCTGTTGTTGATAAGTTCTTATTTGACTTTTCTGTAAATGACCTCATGAGAAGATTCCTTCAACCTTGTCTACTCAGAATTAGCATGTGTTATCATGAACACAACTTGTATTTTGATTATTGCCCGATGGGATAAATTCACTCAATCTTCATTATGTATGGAGTTTCCTGCAattgttttctttgtgatttcCAACGAACGCAGCAAAATGCCTCCAAAAGCCTTGTACCTCGAGAATTGATGAGCCCAATTGTTATCTTGACAACTCAGATTTAATACAGCAACTCTCTATACTTTAGCAAGCTTAGTAGCGTCCCTCTTAAAGAGACAAAAGTATATAACTGATTTGCACCTTATGCTGCAGCTAAATACATATACCTAAGAAAAACTTGTGCATATTCGTTCACAAAAGCACAGCTCAAAATATTACCAAGCTCAGTCAATCAATTGTCAGCCCAATGTTGAGAACTTCACATTTCCCATTTGCCAACATATAGCAGTAAACGTTCTAGAGATCATTCGGATTATTCGAACACAAGATGACATGAGGTCGACCCTCTGTCCAAACTAGCCAACCCGTTCAGCATCTCACGACTCTTTTCCAGTTCTTCCTGTTCCATGGGGAAAGATGCTTTCTTCAACTGTCTAGCGTTCTTGAGGATGTATGTGGCCACTTGTTTCTCATCTTCTCGTTGCCATCCGTATCTTGTCCACACCAGTGTCTCCAGATGGAGCAACAGACATTCTGGCACACGTTTCGGCTGATTCCATTCCCACCCCACCGGACATTCTTCACGATATCGCTGATAATAACGCAATTTGTATGATACtacattatcaaaatatatgaataagAAATAAACGTGTGGTAATTGCTTACGCCTATGAGCTTGAGGATTTGCAATTTAGGAGAGCTATCGAGCATGAACGAAAGTAGATTCCACccatttattttatgtatatgcAGCTCCAAAGAGACCAGCTGATAGAAGATGCTGCCGGTAGGATACTTAATCTGTGGATAGATAGTCAAGCATTCAGTAGTACtaacaaaacaatgttttgccCGAATGGCAGATAAAAAAAGCGGTGTTAAAATTTTACCTCTAAAGGCAGATACAAAGGCAGAAAGGAAAGACGCTTGGCTGAAGTGAGAGACGCAAGAATGTTCTCATTGTCTATATCAGAAACATGATTGATCTTTGCTTCCACAAGCTCTGGAGCATTCTCTATCAGACAGAAGTCAATACAATAGAGGCATTCCATGTTCAAGTATTTCAAAGATGGTGTATTTATGACATagccgccaccaccaccacttctATTGTGGCTACCATCCACTTGCAAGGTAAGCCTCTGTAATGATGGCACATCAATAGTGTAAGTCCCCACATCAGAATTGCCAATTCGAACCACCACCAAATCTTGAAGCCTAGGGCATCCAGATAAAAGGTTGCAAACAGATGCTTCATCTTTGAATATCACGAGGCAGAGATGCAGCTCTCTAAGGGCACTGAAACAAACCCGAGAAGGAAAGTCTAAAAGAAGGTCCTGGCTGAGATTTAATACCTCCAGTGTATTGTTATAGCTACACAACACACTCGGAAACCTTACTCTCGTTTGATCCTCATGGAAGAGAACCATCACCAATTCGCGCACATGGCGTGAAAATGCGATTCCAATCACGAAACCAATATTCAAACGAGCACTTGTATTGTGAATGTACAAATACAAACTTTCCAGGAATGGAGCTTTATGCAAAATCAGTAACCTGTAAACATCCTCTGTAGAGAAATGGTCAATATCAGTATCAAAACTGAGCTTTGACACCATCTTCCAAACAGATCTCCACCGTTTAGACAAAACACTAGTGGCTATGATATCTTTTGTTGGAACATAAGACAATATATGCAGGAGCAACGCTTCAGGCAACTCACTGATTATATCCTTATTCATAACATCTTCAGTTCTCGAACTTTCACCATCAATTTTGctgtaacaaaataaaaatacaaattaactAAAGACATGGGTTTTAGGATCGTATCTTTACAGTTTTATTAAGACCAGAGATAATCGATATCCGACCAAAAGCGTATAAAAATTGGATTTCAAAC
It encodes:
- the LOC130494278 gene encoding FBD-associated F-box protein At3g49020-like isoform X1 — protein: MEQNRKIDGESSRTEDVMNKDIISELPEALLLHILSYVPTKDIIATSVLSKRWRSVWKMVSKLSFDTDIDHFSTEDVYRLLILHKAPFLESLYLYIHNTSARLNIGFVIGIAFSRHVRELVMVLFHEDQTRVRFPSVLCSYNNTLEVLNLSQDLLLDFPSRVCFSALRELHLCLVIFKDEASVCNLLSGCPRLQDLVVVRIGNSDVGTYTIDVPSLQRLTLQVDGSHNRSGGGGGYVINTPSLKYLNMECLYCIDFCLIENAPELVEAKINHVSDIDNENILASLTSAKRLSFLPLYLPLEIKYPTGSIFYQLVSLELHIHKINGWNLLSFMLDSSPKLQILKLIGRYREECPVGWEWNQPKRVPECLLLHLETLVWTRYGWQREDEKQVATYILKNARQLKKASFPMEQEELEKSREMLNGLASLDRGSTSCHLVFE
- the LOC130494278 gene encoding FBD-associated F-box protein At3g49020-like isoform X2, with the protein product MGGIYFHSCSIALLNCNPSNSTAKIDGESSRTEDVMNKDIISELPEALLLHILSYVPTKDIIATSVLSKRWRSVWKMVSKLSFDTDIDHFSTEDVYRLLILHKAPFLESLYLYIHNTSARLNIGFVIGIAFSRHVRELVMVLFHEDQTRVRFPSVLCSYNNTLEVLNLSQDLLLDFPSRVCFSALRELHLCLVIFKDEASVCNLLSGCPRLQDLVVVRIGNSDVGTYTIDVPSLQRLTLQVDGSHNRSGGGGGYVINTPSLKYLNMECLYCIDFCLIENAPELVEAKINHVSDIDNENILASLTSAKRLSFLPLYLPLEIKYPTGSIFYQLVSLELHIHKINGWNLLSFMLDSSPKLQILKLIGRYREECPVGWEWNQPKRVPECLLLHLETLVWTRYGWQREDEKQVATYILKNARQLKKASFPMEQEELEKSREMLNGLASLDRGSTSCHLVFE